The Clostridium chauvoei genome has a window encoding:
- a CDS encoding anti-sigma-I factor RsgI family protein — MEVKGINDDGKIIDFKDIKGKNINDGMLEIKHKLIEKNYISKNKTILFGFAFNSNSDDIEYEDKVKMIIKNNFNDNKIAFLKGDSNSINNADNKGISLGRYEASLDFHDDKLEDMIENLSVEEILNAIKNKDKYIFWNSDIEEELKDELEDKNDVDDNNDDLEHNENDDLD; from the coding sequence ATTGAAGTAAAGGGTATTAATGATGACGGAAAAATTATTGATTTTAAAGATATAAAAGGTAAAAATATAAATGATGGGATGCTAGAAATAAAACATAAATTAATAGAAAAGAATTATATTTCTAAAAATAAAACAATACTCTTTGGATTTGCTTTTAATAGTAATTCTGATGATATAGAATATGAAGATAAAGTAAAAATGATTATAAAAAATAACTTTAATGATAATAAGATTGCCTTTTTAAAAGGAGATAGCAATAGTATAAATAATGCTGATAATAAAGGTATATCTTTAGGAAGATATGAAGCATCTTTAGATTTTCATGATGATAAGTTAGAAGATATGATAGAAAATCTATCTGTAGAAGAAATATTAAATGCAATAAAAAATAAAGATAAGTATATATTCTGGAATAGTGATATTGAAGAAGAGCTTAAAGATGAATTAGAAGATAAAAACGACGTTGATGATAATAATGATGATTTAGAACATAATGAAAATGATGATTTAGATTAA
- a CDS encoding AAA family ATPase produces the protein MKRIKGVLSSIIIAMVSITLISCSGPINAPEEKPKKEEASSDAAIFEKVNEVIDSKKISEKKEEIKNKLNENQNETKDIINIDDIDELKSTLKDTKKSVDKLKTFNDKEKIEANINNITNNIDTLKEKVQKDGKIDSNIKSEVDDLKKSIEEVTSKLDKEKIDTNKLNEIKNKLEDITN, from the coding sequence ATGAAAAGAATAAAAGGAGTACTTAGCTCTATAATAATAGCTATGGTTTCAATAACATTAATTTCTTGTTCAGGCCCTATAAATGCACCAGAGGAAAAGCCTAAAAAAGAAGAAGCATCAAGTGATGCAGCTATATTTGAAAAGGTAAATGAAGTAATAGATAGTAAAAAAATATCTGAAAAAAAAGAAGAAATTAAAAATAAACTTAATGAAAATCAAAATGAAACTAAAGATATTATAAATATTGATGATATTGATGAATTAAAGAGTACGTTGAAAGATACAAAAAAAAGTGTAGATAAATTAAAAACTTTTAATGATAAAGAAAAAATTGAAGCTAACATAAATAACATAACTAATAACATTGATACTTTAAAAGAAAAAGTACAAAAAGATGGGAAAATAGATAGCAATATAAAAAGTGAAGTTGATGATTTAAAAAAATCAATTGAAGAAGTAACATCTAAGTTAGATAAAGAAAAAATTGATACTAATAAGT